A genomic window from Bacteroidetes Order II. bacterium includes:
- a CDS encoding PD40 domain-containing protein — MRIQKKLRICLLLLPLILLFGGQAEAQYFNFGKNRVNYGNHIWSFIQSKHFDVYYYEGGAYLARFTADAAEDAYNQIAKDFNHDISDRITIMVYQSHNDFAVNNAAPLPDNAEGIGGVTELYKNRVIMPFTGDYADYRRLIHHELTHAVVNDMFYGGSIQNVIQNRIQLNIPLWFNEGIAEYQAQGWDTNSDMYVREAILTNQLSRIEQLDGYFAYRGGQSVWDYISEQYGREKIGEIMQKLRLTRSVESAFKQATGLSLKELSERWQSSLKKVYWPEVAIREDLNDIGKLLISREKGFLYTSAAEISPQGDQMVFISTRDGLFDVFLARTSDGKVIRRLANGQDNNRFESLKILSPGIAWNAAGTHIALPTKSKANDVIQVMDVKTRSTKEYRIPGVDAIISIAWHPQKDVLAVSATRDAQSDLYLLDMKTGDVNNLTNDIFSDMEPEWSPDGSFLIFHSDRGTHTRVATQQVENFNMMSHNYAQNDLYKLIPGQSDLVRITTDEKWDEKSPVFGNDPNLLAFISDRNGIPNLYAKNLSTGEEQPLTNVLTGITQASLSADGKKVILNSLEKGTPSIYLLKDPFTRMKSKESLVPNVWAQRVTQTADPRTPALAMVDKDLIQANPFLRDATDGKPFPYKSDRPGNIFSRIKASIGNPSDVRSVPDNTSPVPTKPDSGSKPTPASGTTNTPPIAAAKPDTTNYGGKRVDFRNYVFNNSFDTANKDRLPEDLNRFDPTDNVDSTGAYRDKKYKLKFTTDLINGAAGYSTLYGVQGNTTFAFSDVTGDHQLVLATNLMVDLRNSDYLLAYTYLPKRMDWTMIGYHNANIIALSDNTEYGYSYYRYRSFGGGVQASYPIDKFRRIDGTMSLASLRQTNISYFNVPVEVRSYLYPSVSFQKDVTVDGYTFPVSGYRYGLSFQGSPFSFGSDKKIRFGTILGDFRYYKSLMSRYYTLALRLSGGHSFGKTPQLFYTAGTGSYWINRRFDSQNSFPILDVADFELALPVMPLRGFDVTNQYGSTFGLVNAEFRFPLIAALLPGPIPVIPLYNIQGVAFVDAGSIWGGRNENNPQFNLWKTDTTGNRVFDDLRASAGLGIRIIALGYPIQLDWAWPYTGKGFEKSRFLVSLGLDF, encoded by the coding sequence ATGCGTATCCAAAAAAAGTTACGGATTTGTTTGCTCTTATTACCACTCATCCTGCTGTTTGGCGGGCAAGCCGAGGCCCAGTATTTCAATTTTGGAAAGAACCGGGTTAATTATGGCAACCACATCTGGTCCTTTATTCAGTCCAAACACTTCGATGTCTATTATTACGAAGGTGGAGCATATCTAGCCCGCTTCACCGCCGATGCTGCCGAAGATGCCTACAACCAAATTGCCAAGGACTTCAATCACGACATCTCGGACCGCATTACGATTATGGTCTATCAGAGTCACAACGACTTTGCCGTAAACAATGCCGCTCCGCTTCCTGATAACGCCGAGGGCATCGGTGGAGTGACGGAGCTCTATAAGAACCGTGTAATCATGCCTTTCACTGGCGATTATGCCGATTATCGTCGGCTGATTCACCATGAACTGACCCATGCCGTTGTGAACGATATGTTTTATGGCGGCTCTATTCAGAATGTGATCCAAAATCGTATTCAACTCAACATCCCGCTGTGGTTTAATGAGGGCATCGCCGAGTACCAAGCGCAAGGCTGGGACACAAACTCCGACATGTACGTCCGTGAAGCGATCCTGACCAATCAGTTATCCCGAATTGAACAACTGGATGGTTACTTTGCATACCGTGGCGGACAAAGCGTATGGGATTATATCTCCGAGCAATACGGGCGCGAAAAAATCGGCGAAATCATGCAAAAACTACGCCTTACCCGCTCGGTGGAAAGTGCCTTTAAACAAGCCACCGGGCTTTCATTGAAAGAACTATCCGAACGCTGGCAATCTTCGCTAAAAAAAGTCTATTGGCCGGAAGTGGCCATTCGTGAAGACCTGAACGATATAGGAAAATTGCTCATTAGCCGCGAGAAAGGCTTTCTCTATACCTCGGCCGCCGAAATTTCGCCGCAAGGAGACCAAATGGTCTTTATCTCGACCCGCGACGGCTTGTTTGATGTATTCCTTGCCCGAACCAGTGACGGGAAGGTGATCCGACGCCTCGCCAATGGGCAAGACAATAACCGATTCGAAAGCCTGAAAATCCTCTCTCCGGGCATTGCTTGGAATGCTGCAGGAACCCACATTGCCCTGCCTACCAAAAGCAAAGCGAACGATGTGATCCAAGTAATGGATGTAAAAACCCGTTCCACCAAAGAATATCGCATTCCGGGCGTAGATGCCATTATCTCCATCGCTTGGCATCCTCAAAAAGACGTCTTGGCGGTATCGGCTACGCGGGACGCCCAAAGTGACTTGTATTTATTGGACATGAAAACGGGTGATGTCAATAACCTCACGAATGATATTTTTAGTGACATGGAGCCTGAATGGTCGCCTGATGGATCCTTTTTGATTTTCCATTCCGATAGGGGCACACATACACGGGTTGCCACCCAACAAGTGGAGAACTTCAATATGATGAGCCATAACTACGCCCAAAACGATCTATATAAACTAATCCCTGGGCAATCAGACTTGGTGCGGATCACAACAGACGAAAAGTGGGACGAAAAAAGCCCCGTCTTTGGCAATGATCCAAATCTACTGGCCTTTATCTCCGACCGAAACGGCATCCCCAATCTGTACGCCAAAAACTTATCAACGGGTGAGGAGCAGCCTTTAACCAATGTCCTTACAGGCATTACACAGGCATCCCTATCTGCGGATGGAAAAAAAGTAATCCTAAACAGCTTGGAAAAAGGCACTCCCTCTATTTACCTCTTGAAAGATCCCTTTACCCGCATGAAGTCTAAAGAGTCTTTAGTACCTAATGTATGGGCACAGCGGGTAACCCAAACTGCAGATCCACGAACGCCTGCACTCGCTATGGTGGACAAAGACCTGATTCAGGCCAACCCCTTCTTGCGGGATGCCACCGATGGCAAGCCCTTCCCCTACAAATCGGATCGCCCAGGAAATATCTTCTCCCGAATTAAGGCCTCCATTGGCAATCCATCCGATGTACGTAGTGTTCCGGACAATACATCGCCCGTACCCACCAAGCCCGACTCAGGAAGCAAACCAACTCCAGCCAGCGGCACTACCAACACCCCACCCATTGCAGCAGCCAAGCCTGACACCACAAATTATGGTGGAAAACGGGTGGATTTTCGCAATTATGTCTTTAATAATTCGTTTGATACCGCCAACAAAGACCGCCTACCCGAAGATTTAAACCGCTTTGATCCAACAGATAATGTGGACTCTACAGGTGCTTATCGCGATAAAAAGTATAAACTCAAATTTACGACCGACCTCATTAATGGTGCTGCCGGATATAGCACACTCTATGGCGTACAAGGAAATACCACGTTTGCCTTCTCGGACGTGACCGGAGACCATCAGTTGGTGCTCGCAACAAACCTGATGGTAGATCTCCGAAACTCCGACTACCTGCTGGCTTACACGTATCTACCCAAACGCATGGACTGGACCATGATCGGGTATCACAATGCCAATATCATTGCCCTGAGCGATAACACCGAATACGGCTATAGTTATTATCGCTACCGGTCTTTTGGTGGGGGAGTACAGGCTTCTTACCCGATTGATAAGTTCCGTCGCATAGACGGAACGATGTCTCTGGCCTCGCTTCGTCAGACCAATATCAGCTACTTCAATGTTCCGGTGGAAGTACGTTCCTATCTCTATCCCTCGGTTTCCTTCCAAAAAGATGTAACGGTGGATGGCTATACCTTCCCTGTAAGTGGCTACCGTTATGGCCTGTCATTTCAGGGTTCACCCTTCAGTTTTGGGTCCGATAAAAAAATAAGATTCGGTACTATTTTAGGAGATTTTCGATATTACAAATCTTTGATGTCTCGGTACTACACGTTGGCCCTACGCTTATCCGGTGGACACTCTTTTGGTAAAACGCCCCAATTGTTTTACACCGCTGGGACAGGTAGTTACTGGATTAACCGCCGATTTGATAGCCAAAACAGTTTCCCTATTCTGGATGTTGCAGATTTCGAACTCGCCCTGCCCGTGATGCCTTTGCGTGGCTTTGATGTAACCAATCAATACGGTTCTACTTTTGGATTGGTGAATGCCGAGTTTCGATTCCCATTGATTGCCGCCCTGTTACCAGGCCCAATTCCCGTAATCCCTCTGTACAACATTCAGGGGGTCGCTTTTGTAGATGCAGGCTCCATATGGGGCGGACGCAACGAGAACAATCCTCAATTTAACCTTTGGAAAACAGATACAACCGGAAACCGGGTTTTTGATGACCTCAGGGCAAGCGCTGGTCTGGGCATCCGGATTATTGCACTCGGCTACCCCATTCAGTTAGACTGGGCTTGGCCCTACACGGGGAAAGGCTTTGAGAAGAGTCGGTTCTTAGTTTCACTCGGCTTAGATTTTTAG
- a CDS encoding DUF4920 domain-containing protein: MRIFLLCGLMLGFAACTSSIKQTAEANSSIPSPVGYEHIGLSPVRLSAAIPVEKGLASAQTKPGKAVVVKGEVEKVCQAKGCWMTLKTTSGEPIRVTFKDYAFFMPKDIAGRQIVATGVFEKKEESVEHLRHLAEDEGKPQSEIDAITSPKTTWGFLASGVLLKK, translated from the coding sequence ATGCGAATTTTTCTTCTATGTGGGCTGATGTTGGGCTTCGCGGCCTGTACGAGTTCGATAAAGCAAACGGCTGAGGCCAATTCCTCGATACCGTCGCCTGTCGGATATGAACACATTGGGTTATCGCCCGTTCGGTTGAGTGCCGCTATTCCGGTTGAGAAAGGACTGGCGTCTGCCCAAACCAAACCAGGCAAGGCTGTGGTGGTGAAAGGGGAGGTGGAAAAAGTATGTCAGGCCAAAGGTTGTTGGATGACGTTAAAAACGACCAGTGGGGAACCCATTCGGGTTACGTTTAAGGATTATGCATTCTTTATGCCCAAAGACATTGCTGGACGCCAAATTGTAGCTACGGGTGTTTTCGAGAAAAAGGAGGAATCCGTAGAGCACCTTCGCCACTTGGCTGAGGATGAAGGCAAACCGCAATCTGAAATTGACGCCATTACTTCCCCTAAAACTACCTGGGGCTTCTTGGCCAGTGGCGTTCTGCTGAAGAAATAA
- a CDS encoding PD40 domain-containing protein → MKKYLRHLGFLLLCPALLHAQDTKWDVTKPFGKTFENQFTTDEGTWMSLDVSPDGREIVFDLLGDLYTMPASGGTATLLAGGPAWELQPRYSPDGQWISFTSDRDGGDNIWMMRRDGSGTKQITKETFRLLNNATWSPDGQYIVARKHFTATRSLGAGEMWLYHVSGGTSGLPLTTRKNDQQDAGEPVFSPDGRYLYWSEDMSGGSSFEYNKDPNGSIYYIRRLDRMTGQILNLVTSAGGAVRPQPSPDGKLLAFIKRVRLKTVLYMMDLQTGEEWPVYDALSKDQQETWATFGVYPGFAWMPDGKSVVIWAMGKIRRIDLATKKATEIPFEVKAKHTMTEALRFPVEVSPETFEVKMVRHAITTPDRKTLVFVAAGQLWRKNLPDGKPERLTDRTHGAYYPDISPDGKWVVYSGWNDVAHGALYKMPIDGGAAQKLTTTKGYYLSPRFSPDGKKVAFQRGTGNPHLGFTFALAPGLYWVDANGGDLQFITEEGTEPRWMKDGNRVFYLSGGGLSKSYKSIDLDGSDVRTHFSMKYPNDVIPSPDGQWVAWRELYNLYVAPFPQTGRTVELNKDMKEVPVTRITRDAGDYLHWSADSKALLWTIGGTYFHRELSETFSFVTGASEKLPVPDSTGIRIGLMLKSDKPSGRFALTGARIITMKGDEVIENGTVLVEGNRIVAVGKALPTRGYRTIEVKGATIMPGIVDVHAHLGTSYNGLSPQQSWSYLANLAFGVTTAHDPSADTEMVFSQAEMVQAGIMTGPRIYSTGTILYGADGDFKAVVNSLDDARSHLRRMKAVGAISVKSYNQPRRNQRQQVLTAAAELGMMVVPEGGSFLQHNLTMVADGHTGVEHALPVAPLYKDVQQFWGKTQVQYTPTLIVGYGGIWGENYWYQKTNVWENKRLLNFVPRPIVDGRSRRRMMAPDDDFGHIGLAQSARTLTENGVRVNLGAHGQLQGLGAHWELWMMAQGGMTSLQAIRTATLNGARYIGMDRDLGSIEAGKLADLVVMDQNPLENIRNTETIRYVMKNGRLYDAHTMNEIGNGDAKRGPFWWENNKIADAFIWKGATFGFGEAACGCFGAH, encoded by the coding sequence ATGAAAAAGTATTTAAGACATTTAGGCTTTCTGTTACTCTGTCCGGCACTCTTGCATGCACAAGACACAAAATGGGATGTAACCAAGCCCTTTGGTAAGACATTTGAAAACCAATTTACCACAGATGAAGGAACGTGGATGAGTTTAGACGTCTCGCCTGATGGTCGAGAGATTGTATTTGATCTCTTGGGTGATCTTTATACGATGCCTGCTTCGGGTGGAACAGCCACCTTGCTTGCTGGTGGGCCTGCTTGGGAACTTCAACCTCGTTATTCACCAGATGGGCAGTGGATTTCCTTTACCTCGGACCGTGACGGCGGCGATAATATCTGGATGATGCGTCGTGATGGCAGTGGTACGAAGCAAATCACAAAAGAAACGTTCCGCTTGCTGAATAACGCGACCTGGAGCCCCGACGGACAATATATAGTTGCCCGAAAGCACTTCACGGCTACGCGGTCGTTGGGGGCTGGTGAGATGTGGCTCTATCATGTATCAGGCGGTACCAGTGGGTTGCCTTTAACGACTCGTAAAAACGATCAACAGGATGCAGGAGAACCCGTTTTTTCGCCCGATGGCCGTTACCTGTATTGGAGCGAAGACATGTCTGGCGGGAGCTCTTTCGAGTATAACAAAGATCCGAATGGCAGTATTTATTATATCCGGCGCTTAGACCGTATGACTGGGCAAATATTGAATTTGGTGACCAGTGCCGGAGGAGCGGTGCGGCCACAGCCTTCCCCAGATGGTAAGTTGCTTGCTTTTATCAAACGGGTACGGCTAAAGACTGTTTTGTATATGATGGACTTGCAAACCGGGGAGGAGTGGCCCGTCTATGATGCCCTCTCGAAAGACCAGCAAGAGACATGGGCCACATTTGGCGTTTATCCAGGATTTGCATGGATGCCCGATGGCAAAAGTGTGGTGATTTGGGCCATGGGTAAAATCCGCCGGATTGATCTGGCTACCAAAAAGGCCACGGAGATTCCCTTTGAAGTGAAGGCGAAACATACTATGACCGAGGCCCTCCGTTTTCCAGTAGAAGTTTCACCAGAGACCTTCGAGGTGAAGATGGTGCGCCACGCCATTACCACACCCGATCGCAAAACCTTGGTCTTTGTTGCGGCTGGGCAGTTGTGGCGAAAAAACCTACCCGATGGCAAGCCAGAACGCCTAACAGACCGCACGCACGGGGCTTATTATCCGGATATTTCACCCGACGGGAAGTGGGTGGTGTATAGTGGCTGGAACGATGTAGCGCATGGAGCGCTTTATAAAATGCCAATTGATGGCGGCGCGGCCCAAAAATTGACGACCACAAAAGGATATTATCTATCACCCCGTTTTTCACCAGATGGCAAAAAGGTGGCTTTTCAGCGGGGTACCGGAAATCCTCACCTCGGCTTTACGTTTGCCCTTGCGCCAGGCTTGTACTGGGTGGATGCCAATGGTGGAGACTTGCAATTTATTACCGAAGAAGGAACCGAGCCGCGTTGGATGAAGGATGGGAACCGAGTGTTTTATCTGAGTGGCGGCGGACTATCCAAATCTTATAAGAGCATAGACTTGGATGGAAGTGATGTACGGACGCATTTCTCGATGAAATATCCCAATGACGTGATTCCAAGCCCAGATGGGCAATGGGTGGCTTGGCGAGAATTATACAACCTATATGTGGCACCTTTTCCCCAAACCGGACGAACAGTGGAGCTGAACAAAGACATGAAAGAGGTACCTGTTACACGCATCACCCGCGATGCAGGGGACTATCTGCATTGGTCTGCGGATAGCAAGGCACTGCTGTGGACAATCGGAGGCACATACTTCCACCGCGAGTTGAGCGAAACGTTCTCTTTTGTGACCGGTGCGTCAGAAAAACTGCCTGTGCCAGACTCGACAGGCATTCGAATCGGGCTGATGCTAAAGTCGGATAAGCCTTCTGGAAGATTCGCCCTTACTGGAGCACGGATCATCACCATGAAGGGCGATGAAGTGATAGAAAACGGAACCGTTTTGGTAGAAGGCAACCGTATTGTCGCCGTCGGGAAAGCACTCCCTACACGTGGTTACAGAACAATAGAGGTGAAAGGAGCCACGATTATGCCTGGCATTGTGGATGTTCACGCCCATCTCGGAACAAGTTACAATGGCCTCTCGCCCCAACAAAGTTGGTCGTATCTTGCAAATCTGGCCTTTGGTGTAACCACTGCACACGACCCTTCGGCAGATACCGAAATGGTGTTTTCGCAAGCGGAAATGGTACAAGCAGGAATAATGACCGGCCCGCGTATCTATTCCACCGGAACCATTCTATACGGTGCCGATGGCGATTTTAAGGCCGTTGTCAATAGCTTAGACGATGCCCGTAGCCACCTGCGCCGCATGAAGGCCGTTGGGGCGATTTCGGTGAAAAGCTACAATCAACCACGTCGGAACCAACGCCAGCAGGTGCTGACGGCTGCCGCCGAGTTGGGTATGATGGTGGTTCCCGAGGGAGGCTCCTTCTTACAACACAACCTAACAATGGTGGCAGATGGGCATACGGGCGTAGAACATGCGCTCCCGGTGGCGCCCCTCTATAAAGACGTTCAGCAATTTTGGGGCAAAACGCAGGTTCAATATACGCCCACCCTTATTGTTGGTTATGGCGGCATCTGGGGAGAAAACTATTGGTACCAAAAAACGAATGTTTGGGAAAATAAACGCTTGCTCAATTTTGTTCCTCGGCCTATTGTAGATGGACGGAGCCGCCGCAGGATGATGGCACCAGATGACGACTTTGGACACATTGGGCTGGCACAGTCGGCGCGGACGCTCACTGAAAACGGGGTTCGGGTAAACTTGGGGGCGCACGGCCAGTTACAGGGCCTTGGGGCACACTGGGAGTTGTGGATGATGGCACAAGGCGGTATGACAAGCCTGCAAGCCATCCGGACGGCCACATTGAATGGTGCACGATATATTGGCATGGATCGTGACTTGGGTTCTATTGAAGCAGGAAAGCTTGCCGATTTGGTGGTGATGGACCAAAATCCGCTCGAAAACATCCGTAATACCGAGACGATTCGCTATGTCATGAAGAATGGGCGCCTCTACGACGCACACACCATGAACGAAATCGGTAATGGGGATGCCAAACGCGGCCCCTTCTGGTGGGAAAACAACAAAATTGCAGATGCTTTTATCTGGAAAGGGGCAACATTTGGCTTTGGAGAAGCAGCCTGTGGATGTTTTGGAGCGCATTAA
- the prmA gene encoding 50S ribosomal protein L11 methyltransferase, translated as MNYVSLTVSVPSEEQDLLIAELIALGFESFLQENDHIQAFVAKNQYPAEAANVVLDWLAHHGYPQQVSLDEIEPRNWNAQWEASIRPIVAGSFVIAPTWSAVGGEYVGKTVIRIDPKMSFGTGHHQSTRLVLGFLPKFVRPNDRVLDAGTGTGVLGIAALKLGALHALVFDDDPWVEENVQENFLLNHVEYAYELRICGMEGIYEVGFDVIIANIQRNVLLEMMPDFQEKTKPNGFLILAGLLTETDRVPIIASAAAHGFTLEDEATEDEWWSGVFLRHNTFAENVSTNGKN; from the coding sequence ATGAACTACGTTTCCCTTACGGTTTCCGTCCCGTCTGAAGAACAGGACTTGCTCATCGCAGAGTTGATTGCCCTTGGCTTTGAGTCTTTTTTGCAGGAAAATGACCACATACAGGCATTTGTCGCTAAAAATCAATATCCTGCCGAGGCGGCAAATGTAGTATTAGACTGGCTGGCACACCATGGATACCCGCAGCAGGTTTCTCTTGATGAAATAGAGCCGCGCAATTGGAATGCACAATGGGAAGCCTCGATTCGTCCGATTGTGGCCGGATCGTTTGTGATTGCCCCTACTTGGAGTGCGGTTGGGGGAGAATATGTGGGGAAAACCGTTATCCGCATAGACCCCAAGATGAGTTTTGGTACAGGCCATCACCAAAGTACACGGTTGGTCTTAGGCTTTTTGCCTAAATTTGTCCGGCCCAACGACCGCGTATTGGATGCCGGAACCGGAACGGGGGTTTTGGGAATTGCAGCCCTCAAACTGGGTGCACTTCATGCACTGGTCTTCGACGACGATCCTTGGGTAGAGGAAAACGTTCAGGAAAACTTCCTCTTAAACCATGTAGAATATGCGTATGAACTACGGATTTGTGGTATGGAGGGTATCTACGAAGTTGGCTTTGATGTGATCATTGCCAATATCCAGCGGAATGTGTTGTTAGAGATGATGCCAGACTTTCAGGAGAAAACCAAGCCCAATGGCTTTCTGATCTTGGCTGGGTTGTTGACGGAGACAGACCGCGTACCGATCATTGCTTCGGCGGCGGCGCATGGGTTTACCTTGGAAGACGAAGCAACCGAGGATGAATGGTGGAGCGGGGTATTCTTGCGGCACAATACCTTTGCTGAAAATGTCTCCACAAATGGAAAGAATTAG
- a CDS encoding 50S ribosomal protein L11 methyltransferase: MERISLFVFPAEGENPEDWVQTLAQIGWQHPYGTSAYAAASAFRTDWKGVFANHTFQTLTHFVEARRLLDWHIQGEESPVQWEVFSRPVLAGDFYVLPDWLHPKPATLAPHYLLLKQSLAFGTAQHPATRMLLRMLSKYLKPSDTVADIGTGTGILTIAALQCGVTSVWCSDLHEWMVEELQHNLLLNQCSPENIHFTTKPPKDFPQKHFSMVLSNISATFHLENVHELMDLLSLDGLLMVSGIKEPEAEDVLEAFMRAGLKHVQAEVEEGWWSGVFKPL, encoded by the coding sequence ATGGAAAGAATTAGTCTTTTTGTCTTTCCTGCCGAAGGAGAAAATCCCGAAGATTGGGTTCAGACATTGGCCCAAATCGGTTGGCAACACCCTTATGGGACCAGTGCCTATGCCGCTGCTTCAGCATTTCGCACCGACTGGAAAGGGGTCTTTGCCAATCATACGTTTCAAACATTAACACATTTTGTAGAAGCCCGTCGCTTATTAGATTGGCATATACAAGGAGAAGAAAGCCCTGTTCAGTGGGAAGTATTCTCTCGCCCTGTTTTAGCAGGAGATTTCTACGTCTTGCCGGACTGGTTGCATCCCAAGCCTGCTACGTTGGCACCACATTACCTCTTGCTTAAGCAATCCCTCGCGTTTGGAACGGCCCAGCACCCCGCTACACGGATGCTGCTCCGGATGCTGTCCAAGTACCTCAAGCCCAGTGATACCGTGGCCGATATCGGCACTGGTACGGGTATTCTGACCATCGCTGCTTTGCAATGTGGGGTTACATCCGTCTGGTGTAGCGATCTACATGAATGGATGGTAGAAGAACTCCAGCATAACTTGCTGCTCAACCAATGCTCGCCAGAAAACATTCATTTCACGACCAAGCCACCTAAGGACTTTCCGCAAAAACATTTTTCGATGGTTTTAAGCAATATCTCGGCAACTTTTCACTTGGAAAATGTGCATGAGCTGATGGATCTGTTGTCTTTGGATGGGCTTTTGATGGTGTCTGGTATAAAAGAACCAGAAGCCGAAGACGTATTGGAGGCGTTTATGCGCGCTGGTCTAAAGCACGTCCAAGCCGAAGTCGAAGAAGGTTGGTGGTCAGGTGTTTTTAAACCGTTATGA